In a genomic window of Comamonadaceae bacterium OTU4NAUVB1:
- a CDS encoding FMN-binding glutamate synthase family protein has translation MAKAGGVGAGRARGWKEVGATAGRRAARRGRPAKPALYDAAGSRRPIIPAPTFSPFPVRYTVLALCAAGFAAGLGGVALALPSLPAPGWTALAAVAGALTVLGLRDLRQPRHAVLRNYPVVGHLRFLLEYVRPELRQYFIESDREAAPFSRAQRSLVYQRAKGEPDNRPFGTQLDVGETGYEWINHSVQPSRLDGHDFRIVIGGVPAPGAAPGTGCTRPYEASVFNISAMSFGSLSANAVLALNKGAKLGGFAHDTGEGSISRHHRVHGGDLIWEIGSGYFGCRDDDGRFSETRFAENARDPQVKMIEIKLSQGAKPGHGGVLPGPKVTAEIAQARGVPEGVDCISPAGHSAFSTPVEMMHFIERLRRLSGGKPTGFKFCLGHPWEWFAMVKAMQATGITPDFIVVDGAEGGTGAAPVEFIDHVGVPMQEGLLLVHNTLVGTHLRDRIAIGCAGKVITAFDLARVMALGADWCNAGRGFMMALGCIQAQTCHTGFCPTGVTTQDPVRQQALVVPDKAERVRNFHRSTLHALQELVQAAGLAHPRQITAHHIVRRISATEVRLLSNLVMQVKPGALLGPLDDQHTVFRNYWPLASAHSFQAVDPAAYAAAPPTGLAAIA, from the coding sequence ATGGCGAAGGCGGGCGGGGTCGGCGCGGGACGCGCCAGGGGATGGAAGGAAGTCGGGGCGACGGCCGGCCGCCGGGCGGCGCGGCGCGGGCGACCGGCGAAACCGGCCCTCTATGATGCAGCAGGCTCCCGGAGACCGATCATTCCCGCACCCACTTTTTCACCCTTTCCGGTCCGCTACACCGTCCTCGCGCTGTGCGCGGCCGGCTTCGCGGCCGGCCTGGGTGGCGTCGCGCTGGCGCTGCCCTCGCTCCCGGCGCCCGGCTGGACCGCGCTGGCGGCGGTCGCCGGCGCGCTGACCGTGCTGGGCCTGCGCGACCTGCGCCAGCCGCGCCACGCCGTCCTGCGCAACTACCCCGTGGTCGGCCACCTGCGCTTCCTGCTGGAGTACGTCCGCCCCGAACTGCGCCAGTACTTCATCGAGAGCGACCGCGAGGCGGCGCCGTTCTCGCGCGCGCAGCGCTCGCTGGTCTACCAGCGCGCCAAGGGCGAGCCGGACAACCGGCCCTTCGGCACCCAGCTCGACGTCGGCGAGACCGGCTACGAGTGGATCAACCATTCGGTCCAGCCGAGCCGCCTGGACGGCCACGACTTCCGCATCGTCATCGGCGGCGTGCCGGCGCCCGGCGCCGCGCCCGGCACCGGCTGCACCCGGCCCTACGAGGCCAGCGTGTTCAACATCTCGGCGATGAGCTTCGGCTCGCTCTCGGCCAACGCCGTGCTGGCGCTGAACAAGGGCGCGAAGCTCGGCGGCTTCGCGCACGACACGGGCGAGGGCTCGATCTCGCGCCACCACCGCGTCCACGGCGGCGACCTGATCTGGGAGATCGGCTCGGGCTACTTCGGCTGCCGCGACGACGACGGCCGCTTCAGCGAGACGCGCTTCGCGGAGAACGCGCGCGATCCGCAGGTGAAGATGATCGAGATCAAGCTCAGCCAGGGCGCCAAGCCGGGCCACGGCGGCGTGCTGCCCGGCCCGAAGGTGACCGCCGAGATCGCCCAGGCGCGCGGCGTACCCGAGGGCGTGGACTGCATCTCGCCGGCCGGCCACAGCGCCTTCTCCACGCCGGTGGAGATGATGCATTTCATCGAGCGGCTGCGCCGGCTCTCCGGCGGCAAGCCCACCGGCTTCAAGTTCTGCCTGGGCCACCCCTGGGAGTGGTTCGCCATGGTCAAGGCGATGCAGGCGACCGGCATCACCCCCGACTTCATCGTCGTCGACGGCGCCGAGGGCGGCACCGGCGCGGCGCCGGTCGAGTTCATCGACCACGTCGGCGTGCCGATGCAGGAGGGCCTGCTGCTGGTGCACAACACGCTCGTGGGCACCCACCTGCGCGATCGCATCGCCATCGGCTGCGCCGGCAAGGTGATCACCGCCTTCGACCTGGCGCGCGTGATGGCGCTGGGCGCGGACTGGTGCAATGCCGGACGCGGCTTCATGATGGCGCTGGGCTGCATCCAGGCGCAGACCTGCCACACCGGCTTCTGCCCGACCGGCGTGACCACGCAGGACCCGGTGCGCCAGCAGGCGCTGGTGGTGCCCGACAAGGCCGAGCGGGTGCGCAACTTCCACCGCTCCACGCTGCACGCGCTGCAGGAACTGGTGCAGGCCGCCGGCCTCGCGCACCCGCGGCAGATCACCGCCCACCACATCGTGCGGCGCATCTCGGCGACGGAGGTGCGGCTGCTGAGCAACCTGGTGATGCAGGTGAAGCCCGGTGCCCTGCTCGGTCCGCTGGACGACCAGCACACGGTGTTCCGCAACTACTGGCCGCTGGCGAGCGCGCACAGCTTCCAGGCCGTCGATCCGGCCGCCTACGCCGCCGCCCCGCCCACCGGGCTCGCCGCCATCGCATGA
- a CDS encoding HD-GYP domain-containing protein, whose translation MKPSHYQNAAPIPGPAVAGLRLSELIGSLSHALDITEGQPRGHCVRACWIGMHIGRQLGLDEATLRDLYYTILLKDLGCSSNAARICELYMTDDLSFKRDFKAVGDSLPQMLSFVFSHTGLKAGLSDRLRGIVNIMRNGPQIADELIQTRCTRGADIARQLRFGETVAEGIASLDEHWDGGGRPQRLAGERIPLHARIALLSQVIDVFHTAGNADAALQEARRRAGGWFDPALVKAFERVALDPAFWRHLASPGVEAMVFAMEPGSGRVVLDEDYLDDIAEAFGQVVDSKSPFTSGHSARVADYVEAIAADLGMAPERRRWLRRGALLHDVGKLGVSNSVLDKPAKLDQEEWVSVQRHAQHTEAILSRIGAFEELARIAAAHHERLDGKGYPRGIGADLISLETRIITTADIFDAISADRPYRGAIPVAGTLEIMAESVGTAIDPVCFEALKRVVARA comes from the coding sequence ATGAAGCCATCCCACTACCAGAACGCGGCGCCGATCCCGGGCCCGGCCGTCGCCGGCCTGCGCCTGTCCGAACTCATCGGCTCGCTCAGCCACGCGCTGGACATCACGGAGGGCCAGCCGCGCGGCCACTGCGTGCGCGCCTGCTGGATCGGCATGCACATCGGCCGCCAGCTCGGGCTGGACGAGGCGACGCTGCGCGACCTCTACTACACGATCCTGCTCAAGGACCTGGGCTGCAGCAGCAACGCCGCGCGCATCTGCGAGCTCTACATGACCGACGACCTGAGCTTCAAGCGCGACTTCAAGGCCGTGGGCGACAGCCTGCCGCAGATGCTGAGCTTCGTCTTCAGCCACACCGGGCTGAAGGCCGGGCTGTCCGACCGGTTGCGCGGCATCGTCAACATCATGCGCAACGGGCCGCAGATCGCCGACGAGCTGATCCAGACGCGCTGCACGCGCGGCGCCGACATCGCGCGCCAGCTGCGCTTCGGGGAAACCGTGGCCGAGGGCATCGCCAGCCTCGACGAGCACTGGGACGGGGGCGGCCGGCCGCAGCGCCTGGCCGGCGAACGCATCCCGCTGCACGCGCGCATCGCGCTGCTGTCGCAGGTGATCGACGTCTTCCACACCGCCGGCAACGCCGATGCCGCCCTGCAGGAAGCCCGGCGGCGCGCCGGCGGCTGGTTCGATCCGGCGCTGGTCAAGGCCTTCGAGCGCGTCGCGCTGGACCCGGCGTTCTGGCGCCACCTGGCCTCCCCGGGCGTCGAGGCGATGGTCTTCGCGATGGAGCCCGGGTCGGGCCGCGTGGTGCTCGACGAGGACTACCTCGACGACATCGCCGAGGCCTTCGGCCAGGTGGTCGACAGCAAGAGCCCGTTCACCAGCGGCCACAGCGCGCGGGTGGCCGACTACGTGGAGGCCATCGCGGCCGACCTGGGCATGGCCCCCGAGCGGCGTCGCTGGCTGCGCCGGGGCGCCCTGCTGCACGACGTCGGCAAGCTGGGCGTGAGCAATTCGGTGCTCGACAAGCCGGCCAAGCTCGACCAGGAGGAATGGGTGTCGGTGCAGCGGCACGCGCAGCACACCGAGGCCATCCTCTCGCGCATCGGCGCCTTCGAGGAGCTGGCGCGCATCGCCGCGGCGCACCACGAGCGGCTCGACGGCAAGGGCTACCCGCGCGGCATCGGCGCCGACCTGATCTCGCTGGAGACCCGCATCATCACCACCGCCGACATCTTCGACGCCATCTCCGCCGACCGCCCCTACCGCGGCGCGATCCCCGTGGCGGGCACGCTGGAGATCATGGCCGAGAGCGTCGGCACGGCCATCGACCCGGTGTGTTTCGAGGCGCTGAAGCGGGTGGTAGCGCGGGCGTGA
- a CDS encoding THUMP domain-containing protein translates to MNQLRLFLPCAAGVEDFLAREVHHLTGLAGDDLMSSRGGVFVRGSWRDAMELNLHSRLAQRVLVELAHGDYRSENDLYAIAGGVAWEIWFTPRQTFKIETTAQHSPLTSLNFATLRIKDAIADRFRAKAGGVRPSIETQWPDCRVFAHLTTDTCTLYIDTSGEPLFKRGWRQDKGDAPLKETLAAAMLAASGWWDPETGAVSAAPLYDPCCGSGTIAIEAAQIALGLAAGGQRRFGFEKLLPFQAHVWAALKDEAERSAATAAASAATVPPAIFGSDVSHRMVDFAQRNAERAGVAASIDFRGGDALQRMPPAEGGVIMLNPPYGERIEVGGVAARGARGGPARMQRDDGFDGEAPAPRAAGREQAQTEDGGEFFAQLASHWKKHYAGWTAWMLTPDLQCPKRMRLKESRRVPMWNGPIECRLFRFDMVAGSARTPRGPD, encoded by the coding sequence ATGAACCAGTTGCGACTCTTCCTGCCCTGCGCCGCCGGCGTCGAGGATTTCCTGGCCCGGGAGGTGCACCACCTCACCGGCCTGGCCGGCGACGACCTGATGTCCTCGCGCGGCGGCGTCTTCGTGCGCGGCTCCTGGCGCGACGCCATGGAGCTCAACCTGCACAGCCGGCTCGCCCAGCGCGTGCTGGTGGAGCTGGCGCACGGCGACTACCGCAGCGAGAACGACCTCTACGCCATCGCCGGCGGCGTCGCCTGGGAGATCTGGTTCACGCCCAGGCAGACGTTCAAGATCGAGACCACGGCGCAGCACAGTCCCCTCACGAGCCTGAACTTCGCCACCCTGCGCATCAAGGACGCCATCGCCGACCGCTTCCGCGCCAAGGCCGGCGGCGTGCGCCCGAGCATCGAGACGCAGTGGCCCGACTGCCGCGTCTTCGCCCACCTCACCACCGACACCTGCACGCTCTACATCGACACCTCCGGCGAGCCGCTGTTCAAGCGCGGCTGGCGCCAGGACAAGGGCGACGCGCCGCTCAAGGAGACGCTGGCCGCGGCGATGCTGGCGGCCAGCGGCTGGTGGGACCCGGAGACCGGCGCGGTGTCGGCCGCGCCCCTGTACGACCCGTGCTGCGGCAGCGGCACGATCGCCATCGAGGCGGCGCAGATCGCCCTCGGCCTGGCCGCGGGCGGACAGCGGCGCTTCGGCTTCGAGAAGCTGCTGCCGTTCCAGGCCCACGTCTGGGCGGCGCTGAAGGACGAGGCCGAGCGGTCCGCCGCCACGGCCGCCGCGTCGGCCGCCACGGTGCCGCCCGCCATCTTCGGCAGCGACGTCTCGCACCGCATGGTCGACTTCGCCCAGCGCAACGCCGAGCGCGCCGGGGTGGCCGCGTCGATCGATTTCCGGGGCGGCGACGCGCTGCAGCGCATGCCCCCGGCCGAGGGCGGCGTGATCATGCTCAACCCGCCCTACGGCGAGCGCATCGAGGTCGGCGGCGTGGCCGCGCGCGGTGCGCGCGGCGGCCCGGCCCGGATGCAGCGCGACGACGGCTTCGACGGCGAGGCGCCCGCGCCGCGCGCCGCCGGGCGCGAGCAGGCGCAGACCGAGGACGGCGGGGAGTTCTTCGCGCAGCTCGCGAGCCACTGGAAGAAGCACTACGCCGGCTGGACCGCCTGGATGCTCACGCCCGACCTGCAGTGCCCCAAGCGCATGCGCCTGAAGGAGTCGCGCCGCGTGCCGATGTGGAACGGGCCGATCGAGTGCCGTCTGTTCCGCTTCGACATGGTGGCGGGCTCGGCGCGGACGCCGCGTGGTCCGGACTGA
- a CDS encoding UPF0149 family protein, with translation MTTPAPDLPSDAPDESPAPGGAVTPTTSSALTGDKPLGPEDFDLLDGLLDTLREHDDEVPQWEFCEGFMAALICSRRPVPPAEYFPMIFGEDFVAARNMELVWHWKRRWQEIETALDAAVEALDDDRAYQPEVLDTRGAIASLPEAERAEVAGEAIPSFAQVWALGFMFAVENWPEDWAAPRDKEAAGMLDDALDAIVALTEDDTGKPEVSMFSEDGPPSVSQRRLDEFGKAIWAVYDLRQLWKSMGPRQETIRREATPGRNDPCPCGSGKKFKKCHGA, from the coding sequence ATGACCACGCCCGCTCCCGACCTGCCTTCCGACGCGCCCGACGAATCGCCTGCCCCCGGCGGCGCCGTGACCCCGACGACGTCGTCCGCCCTCACCGGCGACAAGCCGCTCGGCCCCGAGGATTTCGACCTCCTCGACGGCCTGCTCGACACCCTGCGCGAGCACGACGACGAAGTCCCCCAGTGGGAGTTCTGCGAGGGCTTCATGGCCGCGCTGATCTGCTCGCGCCGCCCGGTGCCGCCGGCCGAGTATTTCCCGATGATCTTCGGCGAGGACTTCGTCGCCGCGCGCAACATGGAGCTGGTGTGGCACTGGAAGCGCCGCTGGCAGGAGATCGAGACCGCGCTCGACGCCGCCGTGGAGGCGCTCGACGACGACCGCGCCTACCAGCCCGAGGTGCTCGACACGCGCGGCGCCATCGCCTCGCTGCCCGAGGCCGAGCGCGCCGAGGTCGCGGGCGAGGCCATCCCGTCGTTCGCGCAGGTGTGGGCCCTGGGCTTCATGTTCGCCGTCGAGAACTGGCCCGAGGACTGGGCCGCGCCGCGCGACAAGGAGGCCGCCGGCATGCTCGACGACGCGCTCGACGCCATCGTCGCGCTGACCGAGGACGACACCGGCAAGCCCGAGGTCTCGATGTTCAGCGAGGACGGCCCGCCCAGCGTCAGCCAGCGCCGGCTCGACGAATTCGGCAAGGCGATCTGGGCCGTCTACGACCTGCGCCAGCTCTGGAAGAGCATGGGCCCGCGCCAGGAGACGATCCGCAGGGAAGCCACGCCCGGGCGCAACGACCCCTGTCCCTGCGGCAGCGGCAAGAAGTTCAAGAAGTGCCACGGCGCCTGA
- a CDS encoding nicotinamide-nucleotide amidohydrolase family protein produces the protein MNDDTPHGRDAVDGDEGDDLAALTARLAAALRRDGRLLATAESCTGGLIAGACTDLAGSSAWFDRGFVTYSNEAKHDMLGVDAASIAAHGAVSEPVARAMAAGAVARSRARVAVAVTGVAGPTGGSADKPVGTVWFGWALDGEVRTERRRFEGDRAAVRRATVRHALRTLVRWLETPPGA, from the coding sequence ATGAACGACGACACCCCGCACGGCCGCGACGCCGTCGACGGCGATGAAGGCGACGACCTCGCGGCGCTGACCGCGCGGCTGGCCGCGGCGCTGCGGCGCGACGGCCGCCTGCTGGCGACCGCCGAGAGCTGCACCGGCGGCCTGATCGCCGGCGCCTGCACCGACCTGGCCGGCTCCAGCGCCTGGTTCGACCGCGGCTTCGTCACCTACTCCAACGAAGCCAAGCACGACATGCTGGGCGTCGACGCGGCCTCGATCGCCGCGCACGGCGCCGTCAGCGAGCCGGTGGCGCGGGCCATGGCCGCGGGCGCCGTCGCGCGCTCGCGGGCCCGGGTCGCGGTGGCCGTGACCGGTGTCGCCGGCCCCACGGGCGGGTCGGCCGACAAGCCCGTTGGCACGGTGTGGTTCGGCTGGGCGCTCGACGGCGAGGTGCGCACCGAGCGCCGCCGCTTCGAGGGCGACCGCGCCGCCGTGCGCCGGGCCACCGTGCGGCACGCCTTGCGCACGCTGGTGCGCTGGCTCGAGACACCGCCGGGCGCCTGA
- the thiL gene encoding thiamine-phosphate kinase, which translates to MGEFGLIARYFRRPATRSPLGVGDDCALLAPAPGMQLAVSSDMLVEGRHFLSTVAPARLGHKALAVNLSDLAACGARPLAFTLALALPAVDEDWLEGFSRGLFALADAHGCELVGGDTTRGPLNVCITVFGEVPPGAALLRSGARAGDDVWVSGTLGDARLALEVFRGTLDLPAAAFALARRRMETPTPRVALGLALRRVATAALDVSDGLVGDLRHLLEASGVGATLDADAAAARVALGAPGADAGLDTDLLRLCALSGGDDYELVFTAPAAARAAVERAGRDADTPVARIGRIDAEPGLRIVDAAGAPVAQRFTAFDHFA; encoded by the coding sequence CTGGGCGAGTTCGGCCTCATCGCGCGCTACTTCAGGCGCCCCGCCACGCGCTCGCCCCTGGGCGTGGGCGACGACTGCGCCCTGCTGGCGCCGGCGCCGGGGATGCAGCTGGCGGTCTCCTCGGACATGCTGGTGGAGGGGCGTCACTTCCTGTCGACCGTCGCGCCGGCGCGCCTGGGCCACAAGGCGCTGGCGGTCAACCTGAGCGACCTGGCCGCCTGCGGCGCGAGGCCGCTGGCCTTCACCCTGGCGCTGGCGCTGCCGGCGGTCGACGAGGACTGGCTCGAGGGCTTCTCGCGCGGCCTCTTCGCCCTGGCCGACGCGCACGGCTGCGAACTGGTCGGCGGCGACACCACGCGCGGCCCGCTCAATGTCTGCATCACCGTCTTCGGCGAGGTGCCGCCCGGCGCGGCGCTGCTGCGCTCGGGCGCGCGCGCGGGGGACGACGTCTGGGTCAGCGGCACGCTGGGCGACGCCCGGCTGGCGCTGGAGGTGTTCCGCGGCACGCTGGACCTGCCGGCGGCCGCCTTCGCGCTGGCGCGCCGGCGCATGGAGACGCCCACGCCGCGCGTGGCGCTGGGGCTGGCCCTGCGCCGCGTCGCCACGGCGGCGCTCGACGTCAGCGACGGCCTGGTCGGTGACCTGCGCCACCTCCTGGAGGCCAGCGGCGTCGGCGCCACGCTCGACGCCGACGCCGCCGCCGCGCGGGTGGCGCTGGGCGCGCCGGGCGCCGACGCGGGCCTGGACACCGACCTGCTGCGCCTGTGCGCGCTCTCCGGGGGCGACGACTACGAGCTGGTGTTCACCGCCCCGGCCGCCGCCCGCGCCGCCGTCGAACGCGCCGGGCGCGATGCCGACACGCCGGTCGCGCGCATCGGCCGCATCGACGCCGAGCCCGGCCTGCGCATCGTCGACGCCGCCGGCGCCCCGGTCGCGCAGCGCTTCACCGCCTTCGACCACTTCGCGTGA
- a CDS encoding DUF1272 domain-containing protein translates to MLQMRPGCECCDRDLPPDTADARICTFECTFCSDCAMRRLGGTCPNCGGELLARPRRPAGRLAAAPASTERVFRPGGCAAA, encoded by the coding sequence ATGCTTCAGATGCGCCCGGGTTGCGAGTGCTGCGACCGCGACCTGCCCCCCGACACCGCGGACGCGCGGATCTGCACGTTCGAATGCACCTTCTGCAGCGACTGCGCCATGCGCCGCCTGGGCGGCACCTGCCCCAACTGCGGCGGCGAGCTGCTGGCGCGGCCGCGCCGCCCGGCGGGCCGGCTGGCGGCCGCGCCGGCCTCGACCGAGCGGGTGTTCAGGCCCGGGGGCTGCGCGGCGGCCTGA
- a CDS encoding putative toxin-antitoxin system toxin component, PIN family: MDAGAADAPAAPVVIDTNIALDLLVFDDPCWAGLRAALAAGGLRWIASPPMRVELARVLGYPLIARRLARDARAPQAVLAAFDAAAHLVHAVPARAPFVCKDTDDQMFIDLAVAHRARLLSKDGAVLSMRKRLATLGVAVAPAFG, encoded by the coding sequence GTGGATGCCGGCGCGGCGGACGCGCCCGCCGCGCCCGTCGTCATCGACACCAACATCGCGCTCGACCTGCTGGTGTTCGACGATCCGTGCTGGGCGGGTCTGCGCGCCGCGCTGGCGGCGGGCGGGCTGCGCTGGATCGCCTCGCCGCCGATGCGCGTCGAACTCGCGCGCGTGCTGGGCTATCCGCTGATCGCGCGGCGACTCGCGCGCGACGCCCGTGCGCCGCAGGCCGTGCTGGCCGCCTTCGACGCCGCCGCGCACCTCGTCCACGCCGTGCCCGCGCGCGCGCCCTTCGTCTGCAAGGACACCGACGACCAGATGTTCATCGACCTCGCCGTCGCCCACCGCGCGCGGCTGCTGAGCAAGGACGGCGCGGTGCTGTCGATGCGCAAGCGGCTCGCGACCCTGGGCGTGGCAGTGGCGCCGGCCTTCGGCTGA
- the rpoN gene encoding RNA polymerase factor sigma-54, whose product MKQGLSLRVSQHLALTPQLQQSIRLLQLSTLELSQEVEQMLDENPFLERTIEEAAREEFGVDAADAPARRDDGDGDGPDAADAFLDGAAATASVSTTSAVTEGDAPGADATDSTAADAQPDWEGDGTVEMAPDDSEWGGDAPARNTSSSDDGERADAAELARSQESLAAFLHRQALSLRLGENDRAALAFLIESLDDDGYLEDSLPALASGLAGDDNDEFDGLVHHFQVALGLLQSLEPVGVGARDLGECLTIQLRALERPDETEAVAQVRRVAIAVCRQPMELLARRDFKRLATLVRSNEETVRAALQLVATLEPKPGRRFVDVERNIVVPDVIVTRTGRGTNVKFRVALNPDVMPRLRVHDIYAGALRQHKGEGSQALSQRLQEARWFIKNIQQRFDTILRVSNAIVERQKSFFIHGELAMRPLVLREIADELGLHESTISRVTTAKYMATPYGTVELKYFFGSALGTETGGNASSTAVRALIRQFVGSEDIGKPLSDSQISEMLKEQGIECARRTVAKYREALRIAPANLRKAL is encoded by the coding sequence GTGAAACAAGGCCTTTCCCTTCGCGTCTCGCAGCATCTGGCGCTCACGCCCCAGCTGCAGCAGTCGATCCGGCTGCTGCAGCTGTCGACGCTCGAACTCAGCCAGGAGGTCGAGCAGATGCTCGACGAGAACCCGTTCCTCGAACGCACGATCGAGGAGGCCGCGCGCGAGGAATTCGGCGTCGACGCGGCCGATGCGCCCGCGCGGCGCGACGACGGCGATGGCGACGGCCCCGATGCCGCCGACGCGTTCCTCGACGGCGCCGCGGCCACGGCGTCCGTCTCGACCACCAGCGCCGTGACCGAAGGCGACGCACCGGGCGCCGACGCCACCGATTCCACCGCCGCCGATGCCCAGCCCGACTGGGAGGGCGACGGCACCGTCGAGATGGCGCCCGACGACAGCGAATGGGGCGGCGACGCGCCGGCGCGCAACACGTCCTCCAGCGACGACGGCGAGCGCGCCGATGCGGCCGAACTCGCGCGCAGCCAGGAATCGCTGGCGGCCTTCCTGCACCGCCAGGCCCTGAGCCTGCGCCTGGGCGAGAACGACCGCGCCGCGCTGGCCTTCCTGATCGAATCGCTCGACGACGACGGCTACCTGGAGGACTCGCTGCCCGCGCTGGCCTCGGGCCTGGCGGGCGACGACAACGACGAGTTCGACGGTCTGGTGCATCACTTCCAGGTCGCGCTGGGGCTGCTGCAGAGCCTGGAGCCGGTGGGCGTGGGGGCGCGCGACCTGGGCGAGTGCCTGACGATCCAGCTGCGCGCGCTGGAGCGGCCGGACGAGACCGAGGCGGTGGCGCAGGTCCGCCGCGTCGCCATCGCCGTGTGCCGCCAGCCGATGGAACTGCTCGCGCGGCGTGACTTCAAGCGCCTGGCCACGCTGGTGCGCAGCAACGAGGAGACGGTGCGCGCCGCGCTGCAGCTGGTGGCCACGCTGGAGCCCAAGCCGGGCCGGCGCTTCGTCGACGTCGAGCGCAACATCGTCGTGCCCGACGTGATCGTCACGCGCACCGGCCGGGGCACCAACGTCAAGTTCCGCGTCGCGCTCAACCCGGACGTCATGCCGCGCCTGCGCGTGCACGACATCTACGCCGGCGCGCTGCGCCAGCACAAGGGCGAAGGCAGCCAGGCGCTGTCGCAGCGGCTGCAGGAGGCGCGCTGGTTCATCAAGAACATCCAGCAGCGCTTCGACACCATCCTGCGCGTGTCCAACGCCATCGTCGAGCGCCAGAAGAGCTTCTTCATCCACGGCGAGCTGGCCATGCGCCCCCTGGTGCTGCGCGAGATCGCCGACGAACTGGGCCTGCACGAGTCCACCATCAGCCGCGTGACCACCGCCAAGTACATGGCCACGCCCTACGGCACGGTCGAGCTGAAGTACTTCTTCGGCTCGGCGCTGGGCACCGAGACCGGCGGCAACGCCTCCAGCACGGCGGTGCGCGCCCTCATCCGGCAGTTCGTCGGTTCCGAGGACATCGGCAAGCCGCTGTCGGACAGCCAGATCTCCGAGATGCTCAAGGAGCAGGGCATCGAGTGCGCACGACGCACCGTGGCCAAGTACCGCGAGGCGCTGCGCATCGCGCCGGCCAACCTGCGCAAGGCGCTCTGA
- a CDS encoding NAD(P)H-dependent oxidoreductase has protein sequence MADKVLVFYGSYRRDRQGIRLADYVVAGLKARGAEAELIDARAVGLPLLDRMYKEYPPGEAPAAMETLAGKLRAADAFVFVTGEYNWGPQPGLKNLTDHFLEEWFWRPAAIASYSAGRFSGVRAGAAWHPILSEMGMVVVSSTLAVGPIAQTLDEQAKPLGKPGESLDRAFGRFADDLAWWTEAARAQRARRAPPY, from the coding sequence ATGGCCGACAAGGTGCTGGTGTTCTACGGCTCGTACCGGCGCGACCGCCAGGGCATCCGCCTGGCCGACTACGTCGTCGCCGGCCTCAAGGCGCGCGGCGCCGAGGCCGAACTGATCGACGCGCGGGCCGTCGGCCTGCCGCTGCTCGACCGCATGTACAAGGAGTACCCGCCGGGCGAGGCCCCGGCGGCGATGGAGACGCTGGCCGGCAAGCTGCGCGCCGCCGACGCCTTCGTCTTCGTCACCGGCGAATACAACTGGGGCCCGCAGCCCGGCCTGAAGAACCTGACCGACCACTTCCTGGAGGAGTGGTTCTGGCGCCCGGCGGCCATCGCGAGCTACTCGGCCGGCCGCTTCTCCGGCGTGCGCGCGGGCGCGGCCTGGCACCCGATCCTCTCGGAGATGGGCATGGTGGTGGTCTCCAGCACCCTGGCCGTCGGCCCGATCGCGCAGACGCTCGACGAGCAGGCGAAGCCGCTGGGCAAGCCCGGCGAATCGCTCGACCGCGCCTTCGGCCGCTTCGCCGACGACCTCGCCTGGTGGACCGAGGCGGCGCGCGCGCAGCGCGCGCGCCGCGCCCCGCCGTACTGA
- a CDS encoding phosphatidylglycerophosphatase A, translating into MNALPDRVPAAPSTARPTFAFMRTHPAHWIALGFGSGLARRAPGTIGTLWGWVAFLAMQSLGWSDATLGWVILAALPVGWWACTVTARHMGVADPGSIVWDEIVAFWIVLWLIAPTGLWGQIAAFALFRYFDAAKPGPVGWADALFKPDPTGRVRWSAAGLGILFDDLVAAFCTLFVIALWRAFV; encoded by the coding sequence ATGAACGCCCTGCCCGACCGTGTCCCCGCCGCGCCGTCCACAGCCCGCCCCACCTTCGCCTTCATGCGGACGCACCCGGCGCACTGGATCGCGCTGGGCTTCGGCTCGGGCCTCGCGCGCCGCGCGCCCGGCACCATCGGCACGCTGTGGGGCTGGGTGGCGTTCCTGGCGATGCAGAGCCTCGGGTGGTCGGACGCGACGCTGGGCTGGGTGATCCTGGCGGCGCTGCCGGTGGGCTGGTGGGCCTGCACCGTGACCGCGCGCCACATGGGCGTGGCCGATCCCGGCAGCATCGTCTGGGACGAGATCGTCGCCTTCTGGATCGTGCTGTGGCTGATCGCCCCGACCGGGCTGTGGGGCCAGATCGCCGCCTTCGCGCTGTTCCGCTACTTCGACGCCGCCAAGCCCGGCCCGGTGGGCTGGGCCGACGCGCTCTTCAAGCCCGACCCGACCGGCCGGGTGCGCTGGAGCGCGGCCGGCCTGGGCATCCTGTTCGACGACCTGGTGGCGGCCTTCTGCACGCTGTTCGTCATCGCGCTGTGGCGTGCCTTCGTCTGA